A genomic window from Lycium barbarum isolate Lr01 chromosome 4, ASM1917538v2, whole genome shotgun sequence includes:
- the LOC132637887 gene encoding uncharacterized protein LOC132637887 encodes MRRMQDITDTFILKRWWRLRNQTTLWGTFLKSKYCRRSHPVGKVAISKDSHGWKSLMRIKDKAEPHMIWKIQKGDSSFWWDNWSGMGALAKILPRPGKSAKLNVNSFILNGEWNINKLNNTLSPHITQYVSNVYIGDNSKSDYPVWNLTENGQFSNQSAWNLLRVKSNKNHFIRNVWHKNLAFKVSFNSWRLLRDKLPFSDTVGRFASNLRFDCSCCRIAKNETSHHAFVTSETAHRLWNNLGRPLGIQHSDAPVSFIFRKWWEAKSENKVHKMILQITPTIICWEIWKQSSGCRYGTQKKFNFTRKEQQCLWSLKHAINSLALCLDMDRQWPQLCQMIELLRPSPVITRVLWQKPCQGNIKVNTDGSYNPSNGKAGIGGIVRDSNGNLIMAFSIAVQCNSNNTVEALLLSSVGNGVHCKDTLISQLNLTLK; translated from the coding sequence ATGAGGAGAATGCAGGATATCACCGATACATTCATCCTTAAAAGATGGTGGAGGCTGAGAAACCAAACCACACTATGGGGCACTTTCCTTAAATCCAAATATTGTAGAAGATCACATCCGGTTGGAAAAGTGGCAATCTCAAAAGATTCACATGGTTGGAAGAGTTTGATGAGAATCAAGGACAAAGCAGAACCACATATGATCTGGAAAATCCAAAAAGGGGACTCTAGCTTCTGGTGGGACAACTGGTCAGGTATGGGTGCACTCGCAAAAATTCTGCCAAGACCAGGTAAATCTGCTAAACTTAACGTGAACTCTTTTATCCTAAATGGTGAGTGGAACATCAACAAGCTTAACAACACACTTTCACCTCACATTACTCAATATGTTAGCAATGTATATATTGGTGATAATAGCAAATCAGATTATCCAGTTTGGAATTTGACCGAGAATGGTCAATTTTCTAATCAGTCCGCATGGAATCTGTTAAGAGTCAAGAGTAACAAAAATCATTTTATCCGAaatgtttggcacaagaacttgGCCTTTAAGgtctccttcaactcttggagACTGCTAAGGGACAAGCTACCTTTTAGTGATACTGTCGGAAGATTTGCCTCTAATCTAAGATTTGATTGTTCTTGTTGCAGGATAGCCAAGAACGAAACAAGTCACCATGCGTTTGTGACTAGTGAAACTGCTCACAGGCTATGGAATAACCTTGGCAGACCACTAGGTATTCAGCACTCTGATGCACCTGTCTCTTTTATTTTCAGGAAATGGTGGGAGGCAAAATCAGAGAACAAAGTGCACAAGATGATCCTACAAATCACGCCAACCATTATTTGTTGGGAAATATGGAAGCAGAGCAGTGGTTGTAGATACGGGACACAGAAAAAGTTCAATTTCACAAGGAAGGAACAACAATGTCTTTGGAGTCTTAAACATGCTATCAACAGTTTGGCACTTTGCCTGGACATGGACAGACAGTGGCCTCAACTATGCCAGATGATTGAACTCCTTAGACCCTCACCTGTAATTACTCGAGTCCTATGGCAAAAACCTTGTCAAGGAAACATCAAAGTAAATACTGACGGTAGTTATAATCCCTCAAATGGTAAAGCTGGAATTGGAGGTATAGTAAGAGACTCAAATGGGAATCTCATAATGGCCTTCTCCATAGCTGTACAGTGCAACAGTAATAATACTGTCGAAGCCTTGCTGCTGAGTTCGGTGGGAAATGGTGTACACTGCAAGGATACACTAATTTCTCAATTGAACTTGACTCTCAAGTGA